The following are encoded together in the Flammeovirga agarivorans genome:
- a CDS encoding vWA domain-containing protein: MTFAGELSSVELLLIAVFIVLYGLYLVRIIRARKSFRAKGGATLYKLILRSLYFSLFIFALLGPSFGEMKKEVKAISKDIYICVDLSKSMDAVDVKPSRLAKLKFELKQIVKSFNSDRIGLIVFTSDAFLQCPLTYDGNALNMFIETMSTSLISNTGTDFAPPLEMAITKLNDAEEGLPSAKKASKVIILISDGEDHGKNTNDAVYNIKEEGVRLFTLGIGTEEGSKIPAGYRFKRDKMGNDVITKLNSASLKELAKETDGKYFEISDKQNDINRLISSINDIEGELKSSRMADVGANKYYYFLLVGLLLLALDVMLAVRVIKI; the protein is encoded by the coding sequence ATGACATTTGCAGGAGAGCTCAGTAGTGTAGAATTGCTTTTAATTGCAGTTTTTATCGTGCTTTATGGATTGTATCTGGTTCGAATCATTAGAGCTAGAAAATCTTTTAGAGCAAAAGGCGGCGCCACTTTATATAAATTGATCTTAAGATCGCTTTATTTTTCATTATTCATTTTTGCTCTTTTAGGTCCATCCTTTGGAGAGATGAAAAAAGAAGTAAAAGCGATTAGTAAGGATATTTACATATGTGTTGATTTATCTAAGTCGATGGATGCTGTAGATGTAAAGCCTTCGAGGTTGGCCAAATTAAAATTTGAACTAAAGCAGATCGTTAAATCATTCAATTCCGATCGTATCGGTTTAATTGTATTTACCAGCGACGCTTTTTTACAATGTCCATTGACATATGATGGTAATGCACTCAATATGTTTATTGAAACAATGAGTACATCACTTATCTCGAATACAGGCACTGACTTCGCTCCACCACTTGAAATGGCAATTACTAAACTTAATGATGCAGAAGAAGGACTTCCAAGTGCTAAAAAAGCATCGAAAGTAATTATCTTAATTAGTGACGGAGAGGATCATGGTAAAAATACCAATGATGCGGTGTACAACATCAAAGAAGAAGGCGTTCGTCTATTTACTTTGGGGATTGGTACAGAAGAAGGAAGTAAGATTCCTGCAGGTTACCGCTTTAAGAGAGATAAAATGGGGAATGATGTAATTACAAAACTCAACTCAGCCTCTTTAAAAGAATTAGCTAAAGAAACTGATGGTAAATATTTTGAGATTAGTGATAAGCAGAATGATATAAACCGTTTGATTTCGTCTATTAATGATATCGAAGGAGAGCTAAAAAGTTCTAGAATGGCCGATGTGGGTGCCAATAAATATTATTACTTCTTATTAGTTGGCTTATTATTGCTTGCATTGGATGTGATGCTAGCTGTAAGAGTAATTAAAATATAA
- the mfd gene encoding transcription-repair coupling factor, which yields MAESHHIRQIELKDLIKAYKNDSNTALLINQLKEDKPYATYLKGLAGSLDAIIAASTYNELKGCHVFVMHDAEEAIYFLNDLQNLLPKEDIFYFPSSYKKPFEFTVVENANVLLRAETLSALNEVKNKGAILVTHPAALTEKVINKKSLVENTYVARVGEDIDQSFIRELLIEYGFEPSDFVYEAGQFAIRGGIIDIFSYANELPFRIELFGDEIESIRTFDPITQLSQGEKDHAPIVPNVHNKLLQEVRESLLEFLPTSTMWIKDYELLVDTIDQYFEKATETFEDILSMSDGTQVINSPEEIFETKKDFTKRLSNINRVLFGNRKGLRSAQTITFDTKPQPSFNKNFHLLGETLEKQQLAGTRNIIASDLPKQLERLQTIFEEIKPDLFVQELNLSLRGGFIDNQMDIALFTDHQIFERFHAAKSKKKYSKSKSMTLKELRELKAGDFVVHMDHGVGRFAGMEKTEVNGREQESIRLVYRDNDLLYLSLHSLHKISKYSGQEGRQPTVSKLGSPEWENKKKRAKKRVKDIASELISLYAKRRESQGYQFDKDGYLQAELESSFIYEDTPDQAKATQEVKEDMEKPYPMDRLVCGDVGFGKTEVAVRAAFKAVCDSKQVAILVPTTILAMQHYKTFIARMQDLPCNIDYINRFRTTKQIKETLKKVKEGKVDILIGTHRITSKDVEFKDLGLMIIDEEQKFGVKTKEKLKEMRINVDALTLTATPIPRTLHFSLLGARDLSVIETPPPNRQPVTTKISTFSDEVIRDAVHHELMRGGQAFFVHNRVADIEHFANNIMRLVPDARVTYAHGQMDGPTLEKVMLRFIQGEYDVLVSTNIIESGLDIPNANTIIVNQAHMFGLSDLHQMRGRVGRSNKKAYCYLLTPPTIGLSSDARKRLSTLEEFSDLGDGFKVAMRDLDIRGAGDLLGGEQSGFINDLGFDTFNHILEEAVQEIKQTEFADLFKEELQAQTVSVNTVIETDFEILIPDSYVSSISERLNLYMRADKLKNEKEIEKFSKDLQDRFGPMPQPVVDLLKTVRMRWVSQKLGIEKLILKNDMLKAYLLEHTQASYYQSEEFGKILMYVQSHPKICQIKETKKRLILNIEEVTDINRALEVLHILEK from the coding sequence ATGGCAGAGTCACACCACATTCGTCAGATTGAGTTAAAAGACTTAATCAAAGCTTATAAAAACGATAGCAATACCGCATTACTCATTAATCAATTAAAAGAAGATAAACCTTATGCAACATACCTAAAAGGTTTAGCAGGAAGTTTGGATGCTATTATTGCGGCATCAACTTATAACGAATTGAAAGGATGTCATGTTTTTGTGATGCATGATGCAGAGGAAGCCATTTATTTCCTCAACGATCTACAAAACTTACTACCAAAAGAAGATATTTTTTACTTTCCTTCTTCTTACAAAAAACCTTTTGAATTTACTGTTGTAGAAAACGCCAATGTATTACTAAGAGCTGAAACACTCAGTGCTCTAAATGAAGTAAAAAACAAGGGAGCAATTTTAGTGACTCACCCTGCAGCTTTAACCGAAAAAGTAATCAATAAAAAATCTTTAGTTGAAAACACTTATGTCGCAAGAGTAGGTGAAGACATCGACCAAAGTTTTATTAGAGAGCTCCTCATAGAGTATGGGTTTGAACCTTCTGATTTTGTTTACGAAGCAGGACAGTTTGCTATTAGAGGAGGTATCATCGATATTTTTTCTTATGCCAATGAACTGCCATTTAGAATAGAATTGTTCGGTGATGAAATTGAAAGTATTAGAACATTCGATCCCATCACACAGCTTTCTCAAGGGGAAAAGGATCATGCACCAATTGTTCCCAACGTCCACAATAAATTATTGCAAGAAGTAAGGGAATCATTATTAGAATTTCTTCCTACTTCTACAATGTGGATCAAAGACTACGAGTTACTTGTAGATACCATTGATCAATATTTTGAGAAAGCCACAGAAACTTTCGAGGATATATTAAGCATGAGTGATGGTACACAAGTTATCAACTCTCCAGAAGAAATATTTGAAACGAAAAAAGATTTCACAAAAAGGCTTAGCAATATAAACAGAGTTCTTTTCGGTAATAGAAAAGGCTTACGTTCTGCCCAAACCATCACTTTTGATACTAAACCACAGCCTTCTTTCAATAAAAATTTCCATCTACTTGGAGAAACTTTAGAAAAACAACAGTTAGCAGGAACGCGTAATATCATTGCCTCAGACCTACCGAAGCAATTAGAACGCTTGCAAACCATCTTTGAAGAGATCAAGCCAGATTTATTCGTACAAGAATTAAACTTAAGTTTAAGAGGTGGATTTATCGACAACCAAATGGATATTGCTCTGTTCACAGATCATCAGATTTTCGAACGATTCCATGCTGCTAAATCGAAAAAGAAATACTCCAAATCGAAGTCCATGACGCTTAAAGAGTTGAGAGAACTAAAAGCGGGCGACTTTGTAGTACACATGGACCATGGAGTGGGTCGATTTGCAGGGATGGAAAAAACGGAAGTCAATGGCAGAGAACAAGAAAGCATTCGTTTGGTGTATAGAGACAATGATTTACTTTACCTCAGTTTACATTCACTCCATAAAATATCAAAATATTCTGGACAAGAAGGTAGACAACCAACGGTTAGTAAATTAGGATCTCCAGAGTGGGAGAATAAAAAGAAAAGAGCCAAGAAAAGAGTTAAAGATATTGCCTCTGAATTAATCTCTTTATATGCAAAACGAAGAGAATCCCAAGGTTATCAATTTGATAAAGACGGGTACTTACAGGCAGAACTAGAATCTTCTTTTATCTACGAGGATACACCAGACCAAGCAAAAGCGACACAAGAAGTCAAAGAAGATATGGAAAAGCCATATCCAATGGATCGATTAGTTTGTGGTGATGTTGGTTTTGGTAAAACTGAAGTAGCAGTAAGGGCAGCTTTCAAAGCTGTTTGTGATAGTAAACAAGTAGCTATTTTAGTTCCTACCACCATTCTTGCTATGCAGCACTACAAAACATTCATTGCGAGAATGCAAGATTTGCCTTGTAATATCGATTATATCAACCGCTTTAGAACAACGAAGCAAATCAAAGAAACACTGAAGAAGGTAAAAGAAGGAAAGGTTGATATTCTCATCGGGACACATCGAATCACTAGTAAGGATGTCGAGTTTAAAGACTTAGGTTTGATGATCATCGATGAAGAACAAAAATTTGGTGTAAAAACAAAAGAGAAGCTCAAAGAAATGAGGATAAATGTAGATGCACTAACACTGACAGCCACTCCTATCCCAAGAACACTTCACTTCTCATTATTGGGCGCTCGTGATTTATCCGTAATCGAAACACCACCACCAAACAGGCAACCGGTCACTACAAAAATTTCTACATTTAGCGATGAGGTAATTAGAGATGCTGTACATCATGAATTAATGAGAGGCGGCCAAGCCTTTTTTGTACATAATAGAGTAGCAGACATCGAACACTTTGCTAATAATATTATGCGACTAGTACCTGATGCAAGGGTTACTTATGCACACGGACAAATGGATGGTCCTACATTAGAGAAAGTAATGTTACGCTTTATTCAAGGAGAATATGATGTATTGGTTTCTACTAATATTATTGAATCAGGCTTAGATATTCCGAATGCAAATACTATCATCGTTAACCAAGCACATATGTTTGGTTTATCCGACTTGCACCAAATGAGAGGCCGAGTGGGACGTTCCAATAAAAAAGCTTACTGCTATTTATTAACCCCACCAACTATCGGACTGTCTTCTGATGCTCGTAAAAGATTATCTACTTTAGAAGAATTCTCTGATTTAGGTGATGGATTTAAAGTAGCTATGAGAGACCTCGACATTCGAGGAGCAGGAGATTTATTAGGAGGGGAACAATCTGGTTTTATTAATGATTTAGGTTTCGACACTTTTAATCACATCCTGGAAGAGGCGGTTCAAGAAATCAAACAAACAGAATTTGCTGACCTATTTAAAGAAGAGCTCCAAGCACAAACTGTTAGTGTAAATACTGTCATTGAAACCGACTTTGAGATCTTAATTCCTGATTCTTATGTATCTAGCATCTCTGAAAGATTAAACCTATATATGAGAGCAGATAAACTCAAGAATGAAAAAGAGATTGAAAAATTCTCCAAAGACTTACAAGATCGATTTGGCCCCATGCCACAGCCTGTAGTGGATCTATTAAAAACCGTAAGAATGAGATGGGTGTCACAAAAGTTGGGAATTGAGAAGCTTATTCTTAAAAATGATATGCTAAAAGCCTATTTATTAGAGCATACGCAGGCATCTTATTATCAATCTGAAGAATTTGGTAAAATTTTGATGTATGTCCAATCACATCCAAAAATTTGTCAGATAAAGGAGACAAAAAAGCGTTTAATACTTAATATAGAAGAAGTTACAGACATAAATAGGGCGTTAGAAGTATTACATATTCTAGAGAAATAA
- a CDS encoding DinB family protein, whose amino-acid sequence MFNTSRKLRKRFISLVESMSIEDLNYIPEGYNNNIIWNFGHNIVTHQLLCYNKSGLTPRIDEKWIKLFRKGSKPERDLTEDEIHELKKLSITLLEKLDEDLVKGVFRKYEKYVSGLGVTITTVSEAIKFNNVHEGVHIGYALGMKRVIEHQRKSWENQTPTIAIAQ is encoded by the coding sequence ATGTTTAACACATCTAGAAAGCTGCGTAAACGCTTTATTTCTTTGGTAGAAAGTATGTCTATTGAAGATCTTAACTACATCCCAGAAGGCTACAATAATAATATTATCTGGAACTTTGGCCATAATATTGTTACCCATCAATTATTGTGTTACAACAAGTCCGGGCTTACCCCAAGAATCGACGAAAAATGGATCAAACTATTCAGGAAAGGTAGCAAACCCGAAAGAGACCTTACCGAAGATGAGATCCACGAACTAAAGAAACTCTCGATTACATTGCTTGAAAAACTGGATGAAGACCTTGTAAAAGGCGTTTTTAGAAAGTATGAAAAGTACGTATCTGGACTTGGAGTTACGATTACTACAGTTTCAGAAGCGATCAAATTTAATAATGTACATGAAGGTGTACATATTGGATATGCTTTAGGGATGAAACGCGTTATTGAGCATCAAAGAAAATCATGGGAAAATCAAACTCCGACAATAGCTATCGCCCAATAA
- a CDS encoding diacylglycerol/lipid kinase family protein, with protein sequence MKKIVLIANPISGQGKAKKAALLTKEVLDQKNHDVHIEYTKHAGHATTLAQNLSQQYDIVVAVGGDGTVNEVAQGLIESGKTLGIIPTGSGNGLARHLKIPMNTKSAALCIDKEKKTSIDTPTINGKHFFCTAGIGFDAHISHVFSKMSGRGLSNYVKAIFKEYGSHKAGNYTLAYNNQTETDHAFVITVGNAAQYGNEAIITPLASIKDGQLDVTILKKPSLITAMNWGIRLFMGNIHKGPNTKYFSTKKLTIDTTTDEKVVNGHRDGEPDQWSFPLEFSINEGRTLNVIVNSDEI encoded by the coding sequence ATGAAAAAGATTGTTCTAATTGCCAATCCTATCTCAGGACAAGGAAAAGCAAAAAAAGCCGCACTTCTCACAAAAGAAGTACTGGATCAGAAAAATCATGATGTACATATTGAGTACACAAAACATGCAGGCCATGCAACTACACTTGCCCAAAATCTTAGCCAACAATATGATATTGTAGTTGCAGTAGGTGGTGATGGCACTGTCAATGAAGTTGCTCAAGGTTTAATCGAATCAGGCAAAACACTTGGAATAATACCTACTGGATCTGGGAATGGTCTGGCTAGGCATCTAAAAATTCCAATGAACACCAAAAGTGCAGCTCTGTGTATTGACAAGGAAAAGAAAACATCTATTGATACTCCTACTATTAATGGAAAACACTTTTTTTGTACTGCTGGTATAGGTTTCGATGCACATATATCACATGTCTTTAGTAAAATGAGTGGACGTGGGCTATCGAATTATGTTAAAGCCATTTTTAAAGAGTATGGAAGCCACAAAGCCGGCAACTACACTTTAGCGTATAACAATCAAACAGAAACTGATCATGCTTTTGTGATTACTGTGGGTAATGCTGCTCAATATGGCAACGAAGCGATAATTACTCCCTTAGCATCTATCAAAGATGGTCAACTAGATGTAACAATCTTGAAGAAACCATCACTTATAACAGCGATGAATTGGGGTATCCGTTTATTTATGGGAAACATTCATAAAGGACCAAATACCAAATACTTCTCCACAAAAAAATTGACTATTGATACTACAACAGATGAAAAAGTAGTCAACGGTCATAGAGATGGAGAACCAGATCAGTGGAGCTTCCCATTGGAATTTAGTATCAATGAAGGAAGAACACTAAATGTTATTGTAAATTCTGATGAGATATAA
- the prmC gene encoding peptide chain release factor N(5)-glutamine methyltransferase, translated as MTAKEIHQLIYTSLETVYDENEANSIAYLWLEKRLQLSRTDVILQKEAIDFNKELFQQDLKRLQKHEPIQYIIGEGDFYGRVFQLNKDTLIPRSETEELVHLILQENKSGQLLDIGTGSGCIPITIGLESDIITFGIDVSASALTKAKENAHSLNSTTKFQLLDILEQDLSSFDPLDIIVSNPPYVTYKEKEVMDKNVVEFEPELALYVEDDNPLIFYRRISMLASQKLTERGKLYFEINEQFGQETADLMKKDGFKNIEIIKDFQGKDRIVKGIL; from the coding sequence ATGACCGCGAAAGAAATACATCAATTAATATATACATCACTTGAAACAGTATATGATGAGAATGAAGCAAATAGCATTGCTTATTTATGGTTAGAAAAAAGGCTTCAGCTAAGCCGTACTGATGTGATTCTACAAAAAGAGGCCATCGATTTTAATAAAGAACTATTTCAACAAGACCTTAAAAGGCTTCAAAAACATGAGCCAATACAGTATATAATTGGAGAAGGGGACTTTTATGGGCGGGTATTTCAACTAAATAAAGATACTTTGATTCCTAGGTCTGAAACCGAAGAATTAGTTCACCTGATCTTACAAGAAAATAAATCTGGTCAGTTGTTAGATATTGGCACAGGTTCGGGGTGTATTCCTATTACAATAGGGCTTGAAAGCGACATCATTACATTCGGTATAGACGTGAGCGCATCTGCCTTAACTAAGGCAAAAGAAAACGCTCATAGCTTAAATAGCACTACAAAATTTCAATTACTAGACATTCTAGAACAAGACCTAAGCTCATTTGATCCATTAGATATTATCGTAAGCAACCCACCGTATGTTACTTATAAAGAAAAAGAGGTGATGGATAAAAATGTAGTCGAGTTCGAACCAGAATTAGCCCTTTATGTAGAAGATGACAATCCTTTGATTTTTTATAGACGGATTTCAATGTTAGCATCACAAAAACTTACAGAGAGAGGAAAGCTATATTTCGAAATCAATGAGCAGTTCGGTCAAGAAACCGCAGACTTGATGAAAAAAGATGGATTTAAAAACATCGAAATTATCAAAGATTTCCAAGGAAAAGATAGAATAGTAAAAGGTATACTGTAA
- a CDS encoding phosphatase PAP2 family protein, translating into MQQSKESKLLIYSMLIMFVPYIISLVTHETQNAWCVHLLNDNHTEFFDYFFKYTTNLGDGLALIPFLVILLIVRKEYWSVLVMASALHGIFVYVGKEIILKGTDFALRPAGLHGADAFNQILDVHMHLIDTFPSGHATTGFVIGAMFMLIIPNWKGFVIGMSYGLIVAISRMYLGQHFLVDVSFGGISAFAIVWLCWYICDKKGWIKLKPWEK; encoded by the coding sequence ATGCAACAAAGCAAAGAATCAAAACTATTGATCTACTCAATGTTGATCATGTTTGTACCTTATATTATATCGTTAGTTACACATGAGACTCAAAATGCCTGGTGTGTACATCTACTGAATGATAACCATACAGAGTTTTTTGATTACTTCTTTAAGTATACTACTAACTTGGGAGATGGTCTAGCGTTGATCCCGTTCTTAGTAATATTATTAATCGTTAGAAAAGAATATTGGTCTGTTTTGGTAATGGCTTCTGCCCTTCATGGTATTTTCGTATATGTTGGCAAAGAAATTATCTTAAAAGGAACTGACTTTGCATTAAGACCCGCAGGGCTACATGGTGCAGACGCATTTAATCAGATATTAGATGTTCATATGCATTTAATCGATACGTTCCCTTCTGGACATGCTACAACAGGATTTGTTATTGGTGCCATGTTCATGTTAATCATACCCAACTGGAAAGGTTTCGTTATTGGTATGTCTTATGGATTAATAGTAGCTATCTCTAGAATGTATCTAGGCCAACACTTCTTAGTTGATGTATCTTTTGGAGGTATTTCCGCTTTCGCAATTGTATGGCTATGTTGGTATATCTGTGATAAAAAAGGTTGGATAAAATTAAAACCTTGGGAAAAATAA
- a CDS encoding Y-family DNA polymerase, with amino-acid sequence MTKVDTLGRTQHKYALVDCNSFYASCEKVFRPDLSHLPVVVLSNNDGCVVAGSKEAKKLGLKMGTPFFKVKNIIHKHQVSVFSSNYALYASLSKRVMSILKEYAHAIEVYSIDEAFLDLTATENSEEIGQLIRHRIWEETGIPVAVGIGTTKTLAKLANHVAKKDDRFNGVCEFENYYKDKQYIAHWSVDELWGIGRQHTLSLKEYNVRTIGSFMDLPEGKIKNQWHIPVWRIYKELQGVRCNEFSAKVAAKKGIGTARTFSKPVNDWDKLKEIFSGFVALVAEKLRKQNSCTQRISVFVSTDKHREQHPYYGSKSIKLDIPTDDTALLIKVAIPLLKSIFFEKHNYKKAGIYIMDITPNYSRQLSIENYCSEEILTRRSKLLDTLDKLNRKMGKNTVVFGSQRIESRNAFDMKQEHKSAGFTTKIDELLSVR; translated from the coding sequence ATGACAAAAGTAGATACCCTAGGAAGAACACAACATAAATATGCCCTTGTGGATTGTAATAGTTTTTATGCTTCCTGTGAAAAAGTTTTCCGCCCCGACCTTTCTCACCTACCTGTAGTAGTACTTTCTAATAACGATGGATGCGTTGTCGCCGGTAGTAAAGAAGCAAAGAAGCTTGGACTAAAAATGGGAACACCTTTCTTTAAGGTCAAAAATATCATTCATAAACATCAGGTATCTGTCTTTTCGTCCAACTATGCATTATATGCCAGCCTTTCTAAACGAGTAATGAGTATCCTTAAAGAATACGCTCATGCAATTGAAGTCTACTCCATTGATGAGGCTTTTTTAGATTTAACAGCTACAGAGAACAGCGAGGAAATTGGACAACTTATACGTCATCGTATCTGGGAAGAAACCGGTATTCCTGTCGCTGTGGGTATTGGTACTACCAAAACACTTGCAAAACTGGCCAATCATGTTGCTAAAAAAGACGATCGCTTTAATGGAGTATGTGAGTTTGAGAATTATTACAAAGACAAACAGTACATTGCTCATTGGAGTGTCGATGAGCTTTGGGGGATTGGCCGACAACATACCTTATCTCTAAAAGAATATAATGTACGAACTATCGGTAGCTTTATGGATCTTCCTGAAGGGAAAATCAAAAATCAATGGCATATTCCAGTATGGCGTATCTATAAGGAACTTCAAGGGGTGCGATGTAATGAATTTTCTGCTAAAGTCGCCGCTAAAAAAGGGATCGGTACAGCCAGGACATTTTCTAAACCTGTCAATGATTGGGATAAGCTAAAAGAAATTTTTTCTGGCTTTGTTGCCTTGGTGGCGGAAAAGCTGCGTAAACAAAACTCTTGTACCCAACGCATCTCCGTTTTTGTATCAACAGACAAACATAGAGAGCAACATCCCTATTACGGAAGTAAAAGTATAAAACTCGATATACCCACAGACGATACCGCTTTATTGATAAAAGTAGCTATCCCACTTTTAAAGTCGATTTTTTTCGAAAAACACAATTATAAAAAGGCTGGTATCTATATTATGGACATTACTCCTAATTATTCTCGCCAGTTATCTATAGAAAATTACTGTTCTGAGGAAATTCTTACACGGCGAAGTAAATTGTTAGACACACTTGACAAGCTTAACCGAAAAATGGGAAAAAATACAGTAGTCTTTGGTTCTCAGCGTATAGAAAGCAGAAATGCGTTTGACATGAAGCAGGAGCACAAATCGGCAGGTTTTACAACAAAAATCGATGAATTACTGTCTGTTAGATAA
- a CDS encoding LTA synthase family protein — translation MLLYTLSRAIFYLFNTSYFPGADLFELFLGGLKFDLPAVIYTNGVFILMSLLPITARYNKTYQNVIKWFVYIVNAITLAANLADVIFFRFTSKRTTASIFDEFSHEQNGATLAFRFLFVDYWYMTLIWVALMFLFVKAYSLVDVEKPRRRIKMSSYLMKHVSILLVCGVLIFGGARGGFDGTTRPISLNNAGEFVKKPLEMAIVLNTPFSVLRTLNKKVAKKQEFFTKEQLEEVYSAYHHGITGKPQKKMNVVTIVIESFGREYVSTLNQNSLDEDYKGYTPFTDSLIQHSRTFANAFANGRKSIDALPSVVASIPAFYSPYVLSHYSTNTINSMASVLDKEGYKTAFFHGAPNGSMGFQAFMNLAGYQEYYGMTEYNNDDDFDGTWGIWDEPFLQFFAETMNTFEEPFHTSLFTLSSHHPFKIPEEYEDRFKGGPLPLNRGTQYTDYALQQFFKTASKMPWFKNTLFVITADHTNQVHYQEYSTSLGLFKVPIIYYAPSDDALVGIDSTVTQQIDIFPTVMDYLGVEQDFVAFGSDAMDSTALHFAVSFIGPNVFQVVEGDYVLGFDGKEVKFMYNFKTDRMQEHDLKNTGLPEEKKLTDLAKGIMQEFSSRAIDNKMTP, via the coding sequence ATGCTCTTGTATACTTTAAGCAGAGCAATCTTTTACCTTTTTAATACTTCTTATTTTCCTGGAGCAGATCTTTTTGAATTATTCTTAGGCGGATTAAAGTTTGATTTGCCTGCAGTTATCTATACGAATGGAGTTTTTATTTTGATGAGTTTGTTGCCTATTACTGCTCGTTACAATAAAACCTATCAAAATGTAATTAAGTGGTTTGTGTATATAGTGAATGCTATAACACTTGCTGCTAACCTAGCAGATGTGATTTTCTTTAGATTTACTTCTAAAAGGACTACTGCTTCTATTTTTGATGAATTTTCTCACGAACAAAATGGAGCAACACTAGCTTTTAGATTTTTATTCGTTGATTACTGGTATATGACTCTAATCTGGGTTGCTTTGATGTTCCTGTTTGTTAAAGCATACTCATTAGTTGATGTAGAAAAACCAAGACGCAGAATCAAGATGTCCTCTTACCTGATGAAGCATGTTTCAATTTTATTGGTTTGTGGCGTATTGATTTTTGGAGGAGCAAGAGGTGGATTTGATGGGACTACCCGTCCGATTTCATTAAATAATGCAGGTGAATTTGTGAAGAAGCCTTTAGAGATGGCGATTGTTTTAAACACTCCATTTTCTGTACTTCGAACTTTAAATAAAAAGGTAGCAAAGAAACAAGAATTCTTCACTAAAGAACAGTTAGAGGAAGTATATTCAGCATATCATCATGGAATAACTGGAAAACCACAGAAGAAAATGAATGTGGTAACGATAGTGATTGAAAGTTTCGGTAGAGAGTATGTCAGTACATTAAATCAGAATTCATTAGATGAAGATTATAAAGGTTATACACCTTTTACTGATTCGTTGATTCAACATAGTAGAACATTTGCTAACGCCTTTGCTAATGGTAGAAAATCTATCGATGCATTACCATCAGTAGTTGCCAGTATTCCTGCATTTTATTCACCATATGTACTGTCTCATTACTCTACTAATACTATTAATAGTATGGCCTCGGTTTTAGATAAAGAAGGGTATAAGACGGCATTTTTCCATGGAGCCCCTAATGGTTCAATGGGTTTTCAGGCTTTTATGAATTTGGCGGGATACCAAGAGTATTATGGTATGACCGAGTACAATAATGACGATGATTTTGATGGGACTTGGGGGATTTGGGATGAACCTTTCCTGCAGTTTTTTGCTGAAACAATGAACACTTTTGAGGAACCTTTCCATACTTCTTTATTTACACTTTCATCTCATCATCCTTTTAAGATTCCAGAAGAATACGAAGATAGATTCAAAGGAGGACCGCTTCCATTAAATAGAGGTACTCAGTATACAGATTACGCTTTACAGCAATTCTTTAAAACGGCGTCGAAAATGCCTTGGTTTAAGAATACATTGTTTGTGATTACAGCGGACCATACCAATCAAGTGCATTATCAAGAGTATTCTACTAGTTTAGGCCTCTTTAAAGTTCCAATTATTTATTATGCACCTTCTGATGATGCTTTGGTAGGAATAGATTCGACGGTCACTCAACAAATAGATATCTTTCCAACAGTGATGGATTATTTAGGAGTAGAGCAAGATTTTGTGGCTTTTGGTTCAGATGCTATGGATTCTACAGCTTTACATTTTGCAGTGAGCTTTATTGGACCAAATGTTTTTCAGGTGGTTGAAGGAGATTATGTTTTAGGCTTTGATGGGAAGGAAGTGAAGTTTATGTATAATTTCAAAACTGACAGAATGCAAGAGCATGATCTAAAAAATACAGGACTACCTGAAGAGAAAAAACTAACCGACCTTGCTAAAGGTATTATGCAAGAATTCTCATCAAGAGCTATTGATAATAAGATGACACCTTAA